One Sagittula stellata E-37 genomic window carries:
- the plsX gene encoding phosphate acyltransferase PlsX, translating into MTSRDDRKATDADRVVISVDAMGGDRGPAAVVAGIAASATKNPQIHFILHGPEAELEKLVAKKKGLPERVTLKNAEGVVSMDDKPSQVMRRGKGTSMWSALESVRDGDATVAVSCGNTGALMALSMIRLRKLPGVNRPAIAILWPSRNPQGFNVMLDVGADIRADAQDLLQYAHMGASYARNGLHLDRPRVGLLNVGTEEHKGRAELKEAHDLIRASADSGSYDFVGFVEGGDIPGRRCDVIVTDGFTGNVALKTGEGTASLIGDLLKEAFAYSPLSRIASLLALTSLSRLKKRIDPRRVNGGVFLGLNGTVVKSHGSADATGISAAVKLAFQLAETGFGERLAARVATVLDETDPPGVASGDAAAQDAAGQKDIN; encoded by the coding sequence ATGACCTCTCGTGACGACAGGAAGGCCACGGACGCGGACCGCGTCGTGATTTCAGTGGACGCCATGGGCGGAGACCGGGGACCGGCGGCAGTTGTCGCCGGTATTGCCGCGTCTGCGACCAAGAATCCGCAAATCCACTTCATCCTGCACGGCCCCGAGGCAGAGCTTGAAAAGCTCGTCGCCAAGAAGAAGGGCCTGCCCGAACGCGTGACGCTGAAGAACGCCGAGGGCGTGGTCAGCATGGACGACAAGCCCAGCCAGGTCATGCGCCGCGGCAAGGGCACGTCGATGTGGTCCGCGCTCGAATCGGTGCGCGACGGCGATGCCACCGTGGCGGTCTCCTGCGGGAACACCGGCGCGCTGATGGCATTGTCGATGATTCGCCTGCGCAAGCTTCCGGGCGTGAACCGCCCCGCCATCGCCATCCTCTGGCCCTCGCGCAATCCGCAGGGGTTCAACGTGATGCTCGACGTGGGCGCCGACATCCGCGCGGACGCACAGGATCTTCTGCAATACGCGCACATGGGCGCGTCCTACGCCCGCAACGGGCTGCACCTCGACCGGCCCCGCGTTGGCCTGCTGAACGTCGGCACCGAAGAGCACAAGGGCCGGGCCGAGCTGAAGGAAGCCCACGACCTGATCCGGGCCAGCGCCGACAGCGGCAGCTACGACTTCGTCGGCTTCGTCGAAGGCGGCGACATCCCCGGGCGGCGCTGCGACGTGATCGTGACCGACGGCTTCACCGGCAACGTCGCGCTGAAGACCGGCGAAGGCACCGCCTCGCTGATCGGCGACCTCCTGAAGGAGGCCTTCGCCTATTCCCCCCTCTCCCGCATCGCCTCGCTTCTGGCACTGACCTCGCTCAGCCGCCTGAAAAAGCGCATCGACCCGCGCCGGGTGAACGGCGGCGTCTTCCTCGGGCTGAACGGCACGGTGGTCAAATCGCACGGCTCCGCGGATGCCACCGGCATCTCCGCCGCGGTCAAGCTTGCGTTCCAGCTGGCCGAAACCGGTTTCGGAGAGCGGCTGGCCGCCCGCGTGGCCACAGTGCTCGACGAAACCGACCCGCCGGGTGTTGCGTCTGGCGACGCTGCGGCGCAGGATGCGGCCGGGCAGAAGGACATCAACTGA
- a CDS encoding LysM peptidoglycan-binding domain-containing protein translates to MPPKPERKPAVHTVKRGETLSRVARENGTTPSAIARANGLNRKKPLKQGQNLVLPPPAGAPPAPPKKPPKGKTAAAAGQASGAKKKKAAPGQVVLPCGALKPVKPEIHAAWKNDKAEALYVEVSQDKSSKATFEGKVGAGLFRVKAGNMDESDKRPVTADFGLNVATAEVSAHHGPGGLKADASASGMKTAFAVQANMPHNAKAKLGTELELGSAEAKIDMLNGNDGKRSGFSAGIGASAAAAKADVEGEITIPIHWLSPVTEFFGLGKLTDWTVTANLKAGVSGGAIGAGGRMHAYKDLETGRYTMGSGGELAVLFGGEADFDLSIGPKLKPGGP, encoded by the coding sequence ATGCCACCGAAACCCGAACGGAAACCGGCCGTCCACACGGTCAAGCGCGGCGAAACGCTGTCCCGCGTGGCGCGCGAGAACGGCACGACTCCGTCCGCCATCGCCCGTGCCAACGGCCTGAACCGCAAGAAGCCGCTGAAACAAGGGCAGAATCTGGTGCTGCCGCCGCCCGCAGGCGCGCCGCCGGCCCCGCCGAAGAAACCGCCGAAAGGCAAGACCGCCGCCGCCGCCGGTCAGGCGTCCGGCGCAAAGAAGAAGAAGGCCGCGCCCGGCCAGGTCGTCCTTCCCTGCGGCGCGCTGAAACCGGTCAAACCCGAGATCCACGCCGCCTGGAAAAACGACAAGGCCGAAGCGCTTTACGTGGAGGTCTCGCAGGACAAGTCCTCCAAGGCCACGTTCGAAGGCAAGGTCGGCGCCGGGCTGTTCCGCGTCAAAGCGGGCAACATGGACGAGTCCGACAAACGGCCCGTCACCGCCGATTTCGGACTCAATGTCGCCACGGCCGAGGTCTCTGCCCATCACGGTCCGGGCGGGCTGAAGGCGGATGCGTCCGCCAGCGGCATGAAAACGGCCTTCGCGGTACAGGCCAACATGCCCCACAACGCCAAGGCCAAGCTGGGCACAGAGCTGGAACTCGGCTCCGCCGAAGCCAAGATCGACATGCTGAACGGCAACGACGGCAAGCGCTCCGGCTTTTCGGCAGGCATCGGCGCCAGCGCCGCGGCGGCCAAGGCCGATGTGGAGGGCGAGATCACAATCCCGATCCACTGGCTCTCCCCCGTCACGGAATTCTTCGGTCTCGGCAAGCTGACGGACTGGACGGTCACCGCGAATCTCAAGGCCGGGGTTTCGGGCGGGGCCATCGGGGCCGGCGGGCGCATGCACGCCTACAAGGACCTCGAAACCGGCCGCTACACCATGGGCAGCGGCGGCGAACTTGCCGTCCTCTTCGGGGGCGAGGCAGACTTCGACCTCAGTATCGGACCAAAGCTGAAACCCGGCGGGCCCTGA
- the rpmF gene encoding 50S ribosomal protein L32, which produces MAVQQNKVSKSRRNNRRAHDALSAANPNECDNCGELKRPHHVCPSCGHYAEREVIAQADEIDLDEDAA; this is translated from the coding sequence ATGGCTGTCCAACAGAACAAAGTTTCGAAGTCGCGCCGCAACAACCGCCGCGCGCACGATGCACTGTCCGCCGCAAACCCGAACGAGTGCGACAACTGCGGCGAGCTGAAGCGCCCGCACCACGTGTGCCCGTCCTGCGGCCACTACGCGGAACGGGAAGTGATCGCGCAGGCAGACGAGATCGACCTGGACGAAGACGCAGCTTGA
- a CDS encoding outer membrane protein assembly factor BamE, whose product MHGIGTSLKWAVLAIALVGVAGCETRYRNHGYVPSEEVLQQIVPGVDTRATVEDVVGVPNASGVLNDSGFYYIQSEVKHFAWQRPTVTEREIVAITFDQAGVVDNIVTYGLEDGRVVPLTKRVTQTSDGDISFIRKLFGNIGGINLGDMLGG is encoded by the coding sequence ATGCACGGCATCGGGACATCGCTGAAGTGGGCCGTTCTGGCGATTGCGCTGGTCGGCGTGGCGGGCTGTGAGACACGCTACCGCAACCACGGATACGTGCCCTCGGAAGAGGTGCTTCAGCAGATCGTGCCCGGCGTGGACACCCGCGCGACGGTCGAGGACGTGGTCGGCGTGCCCAATGCCTCGGGCGTGCTGAACGACTCCGGCTTCTATTACATCCAGTCCGAGGTGAAGCATTTCGCCTGGCAGCGGCCGACGGTGACGGAGCGCGAGATCGTCGCGATCACCTTCGACCAGGCGGGTGTGGTCGACAATATCGTCACCTACGGGCTGGAAGACGGCCGCGTGGTGCCGCTGACCAAGCGCGTGACACAGACATCCGACGGCGACATCAGCTTCATCCGCAAGCTCTTTGGCAACATCGGCGGGATCAACCTGGGTGACATGCTGGGCGGGTGA
- a CDS encoding GNAT family N-acetyltransferase, translating into MTLPVILLARGRYAARLAAAPGDVAAAQALRGRAFLGEGAGPDADGFDAICDHVLVEDLRSGRLVCCFRFLRLDSGREIGRSYAAQFYDLSRLEAFEGPMVEMGRFCVDPEVHDPDVLRVAWGAMAAYVDGQGVEMLFGCASFAGTEARAYSDAFAMLKARHLAPARWLPRVKAEDVYPFARLLRRKPDPRSALMRMPPLLRTYLLMGGWVSDHAVVDRDMNTLHVFTGVEIARIPEARKRLLRAVAG; encoded by the coding sequence ATGACCCTTCCTGTTATCCTTCTGGCCCGGGGGCGATATGCCGCCCGGCTGGCCGCCGCGCCCGGTGACGTGGCCGCCGCGCAGGCGTTGCGGGGACGGGCGTTCCTTGGCGAGGGTGCCGGGCCGGATGCCGACGGTTTCGACGCCATCTGCGATCACGTATTGGTCGAGGACCTCAGGAGCGGGCGGCTTGTGTGCTGCTTCCGCTTTCTGCGTCTGGACAGCGGGCGGGAGATTGGGCGCAGCTACGCCGCTCAGTTCTACGATCTTTCGCGGCTGGAGGCATTCGAGGGGCCGATGGTCGAGATGGGCCGCTTTTGCGTCGATCCCGAGGTGCACGATCCGGACGTGCTGCGCGTGGCCTGGGGCGCCATGGCGGCTTATGTCGACGGGCAGGGGGTGGAGATGCTGTTTGGATGCGCTTCCTTCGCCGGGACGGAGGCGCGCGCCTATTCCGATGCGTTCGCCATGCTGAAGGCGCGGCATCTGGCGCCCGCCCGCTGGCTGCCACGGGTCAAGGCGGAGGACGTCTATCCGTTTGCCAGGTTGCTGCGGCGCAAGCCCGATCCGCGCAGCGCGCTCATGCGGATGCCACCGCTGCTGCGGACATATCTGCTGATGGGCGGCTGGGTGTCGGATCACGCGGTGGTGGACCGCGACATGAACACGCTGCACGTCTTTACCGGGGTGGAGATCGCCCGCATTCCCGAGGCGCGCAAACGCCTGCTGCGCGCTGTGGCCGGGTAG
- a CDS encoding YceD family protein, which yields MTQPAPRRPTDRPRLRVTELRQSGETPFLMEPDATARAELATALGIVAVRKLRFEGTLAPRGKDGWQLEAKLGATVVQSCIVTLDPVTTRIDTTVLRRFVPARWLEDPEAGSETEVPEDDSLEPLGEVIDLASVMEEELALALPPYPRKEGVELGAAQFAEPGVTPITDEDVRPFAGLADLKKKMDDTDGNN from the coding sequence ATGACGCAACCCGCCCCCCGCCGCCCCACCGACCGGCCGCGCCTCCGGGTGACGGAACTGCGCCAATCCGGTGAAACGCCTTTCCTCATGGAACCCGACGCAACGGCCCGCGCCGAACTGGCCACCGCGCTGGGGATCGTCGCCGTGCGCAAGCTGCGCTTCGAAGGCACGCTGGCGCCGCGCGGCAAGGACGGCTGGCAGCTCGAGGCAAAGCTGGGCGCCACCGTCGTGCAGTCCTGCATCGTCACGCTCGATCCGGTGACCACGCGCATCGACACCACCGTGCTGCGCCGCTTCGTCCCGGCCCGCTGGCTGGAGGATCCGGAGGCCGGGTCCGAAACAGAGGTGCCCGAGGACGACAGCCTCGAACCTTTGGGCGAGGTGATCGACCTCGCCTCCGTCATGGAAGAGGAACTGGCCCTTGCCCTGCCGCCTTATCCGCGCAAGGAAGGGGTGGAGCTGGGCGCGGCCCAGTTCGCCGAGCCCGGCGTCACACCGATCACCGACGAAGATGTGCGGCCTTTCGCCGGTCTGGCCGACCTGAAGAAAAAAATGGACGATACGGACGGGAACAACTGA
- a CDS encoding beta-ketoacyl-ACP synthase III encodes MTRRATVIGVGHYLPDRIVENAEFETGLTGLTPEPIVLETSDEWIRARSGIERRHIAAPGQTTSDLATRAARVALSDAGISADDIDAIVLATSTADLTFPSAATMVQAELGMTKGFAFDVQAVCAGFIYALANANALITSGQAERVLVIGAETFSRIMDWTDRSTCVLFGDGAGALILEAREGEGTNADRGILSCDLNSDGRFRDILYVDGGVATNTTGHLRMAGKEVFRHAVEKLASTANTAMDKIGMPSSEVDWVVPHQANIRIIAGTAKKLGLPMERVVVTVQDHGNTSAASIPLALSVGRARGQISEGDVVVTEAIGGGLAWGAVVLRW; translated from the coding sequence ATGACACGACGCGCGACCGTTATCGGGGTCGGACACTACCTTCCCGATAGAATCGTGGAGAACGCCGAATTCGAGACCGGGCTGACCGGACTGACCCCCGAACCGATCGTTCTCGAAACTTCCGACGAATGGATCCGGGCGCGCTCCGGCATCGAACGGCGACACATCGCGGCCCCGGGCCAGACGACGTCGGACCTTGCCACGCGCGCCGCCCGCGTTGCGCTGTCCGATGCGGGCATCTCCGCCGACGACATCGACGCCATCGTCCTCGCGACCTCCACCGCCGACCTGACCTTCCCCTCCGCCGCAACCATGGTGCAGGCGGAACTCGGCATGACGAAGGGCTTTGCCTTCGACGTGCAGGCGGTCTGCGCCGGGTTCATCTATGCGCTGGCCAACGCCAACGCGCTCATCACCTCGGGCCAGGCCGAACGCGTGCTTGTCATCGGGGCGGAGACGTTCAGCCGGATCATGGACTGGACCGACCGCTCGACCTGCGTGCTCTTCGGCGACGGCGCGGGCGCGCTGATTCTCGAAGCGCGCGAGGGCGAAGGCACCAACGCCGACCGGGGCATCCTGTCCTGCGACCTGAATTCCGACGGGCGGTTCCGCGACATCCTCTACGTCGACGGCGGCGTCGCGACGAACACCACCGGTCACCTGCGCATGGCGGGCAAGGAAGTCTTCCGGCACGCGGTCGAAAAGCTGGCCTCCACCGCGAACACCGCGATGGACAAGATCGGCATGCCCTCGTCCGAGGTCGACTGGGTCGTGCCCCACCAGGCCAACATCCGCATCATCGCCGGCACCGCCAAGAAGCTGGGCCTGCCGATGGAGCGGGTGGTCGTCACCGTGCAGGACCACGGCAACACCTCTGCGGCGTCGATCCCGCTGGCGCTGTCCGTGGGGCGGGCGCGCGGCCAGATCTCCGAAGGCGACGTGGTCGTCACCGAAGCCATCGGCGGCGGCCTCGCCTGGGGCGCGGTCGTGCTGCGCTGGTAA